Below is a genomic region from Neoarius graeffei isolate fNeoGra1 chromosome 12, fNeoGra1.pri, whole genome shotgun sequence.
ggttgtcagcataaattggccttcactcactcactcactcactcactcactcactcactcactcactcactcacttcctccctccctcctttactccctccctccctccctcactccctccctccctcactgtaATGCTGCATATCAAACATTAACAATTTACACCAAACAGAAACCACCAGCACAGAGAACTTCACACCACTGAGCTGCTCTGACATTCACAGAACAGGACCAGAACCAAAACCAGAACAGGAGAATCAGAACTGGACTAAAACCAGAACAGGAATGGGACCACAGTTATAAATCATGGAACAGGACAGGAATGTGACACAGACAGGACAGATGAGGTCAAGATGACAGCCAGAACCAAACCAGGACCAGAAACAGAACCAGAACAGGGACAGgaggaatcagaatcagaacaggAACAGTACAGGAACCAGGTTGGGGGCAGAACAGGATAGAGCAGGAATGGGACCAGAACTGTAACTGGACTAAAACCAGAACGAGAACAGCACAAGAACCAGAACATAAACAGAAATGGAAAAGAATTGAGATCAGAAGAGCATCAGGAGAAACAGAAACATTTCCTACCTAATTGGGTCATGTTCTGGTTTCTGTTCTGTATTTGTCTGTGCTGATGTATCTCTGTTCTCGCTCTGTTCTCGCTCTGTGCCATTTCGAACATTTTAAATCTCTGATGGCTCCGCCCCTTCCTCTGTGTAGAGCAGGCTGTGAGCTCCAAGTGTAAAATTGATGTTCCACGCTCCATTTATCCGTGGTTCTGGCGGATCATTGTGGTATTAACGATGCTCTCCACCTCACTAAGCCAACACACTAGTGCACTAACACTTCATGATTTGAGACACGGCTCCGGATCCGTCTCGGATTCTCCAGTTTTCAGTCAATTCCTAAAAAATAAGGCAGAAGGTCACAAGTGTCATATTTCTCTTGGGGATTATAAATAAATCTACGGTATAACAAACGTTCCGTCTTTACGCACAGCTGCTGTGAAACCTGGTGGATATTAAAGAGAGAAATAATCAGAAtataataaatgttaaaatatttaCGGCTGTGATCAAGCGCGCAGAtgaaattttatttttcaagaatatgAAATATGGCTTTTATTTAAACATAAACGACCTCTTTTGTTAGtacattttgtatttattttaatttattacgTATGTACAGACATTATAaccctgtgcttttttttaaataaatgtttatttctaaTAAAACGCGTCTATGATGATTTGTGTGAATCTCAGCAGTGATGCACTCGCAGGAATAAGCAGTGTGAGGATGGAGGGTTCTAGAGACATCCTGAGGGTTCTAGACAAGGTTCTTGAGACATGATGAGAGTTCTACAGAAGTGGTGAAGACTCTAGATCCACACTGAAGGTTCTAGAGACATTTTGAGGGTTCTAGTGCTGACTTTTCTCGCCAGATAATAAGCACTCGAACAAAACTGAGAGTTCTAGTGGTGAGGACTTTAAGGGCTGTACTGGGGTTCTAGTGATGCAGCGATAACTCTAGAGATATTCTGAGGGTTCTAGAGGTGCAGCAAGAGTTCTAGTGCCATATTAAGAGttctctgagggctctagagatgTGATGAGTGATCTAACGACAAACTATGCAGCATGGCGAGGGTTCTAGGGACATGTAAATGGTTCTGAACATGCAGTGAGAGTTCTCCAGAGGTGATGAGAACTCTAGGGTTCCCGAGGTGTGTTTAGGGTTCTAGATACATGCCAAGGATTTTATAGGCACGCAAATGGCTCTAGAGCTGCACAAAGGAGTTCAGAGATGTGTTGTTGATTGTAGAGCAACACACACTTTATTGGAAACAGAGAATAAAAATGACACACAATGAACTGTGAACATTTTCCCCACCAGTTCAGGAAACTACAACCATATATGGTAAGTGGAAGACAACAGTTTTTAAGTCACAGTGTGTTGTAGAAGAACAGAACGGAACGTGTTTCAGGCGAGGAGCCACACTCTCCTCAACACAAAGACACACACGATGTAGAACAGTTTTTCTCAAAGCACCTCGTCTCCTTCTCTTCAACACCAAGTCGTTTCATCCTGGGAGTGTGTTCAGTTTCTACAGTTGTCATGGAAACGTCTTTACAACATGTCATGTCCAGATCTTATTTGGACATGTGCTTCTTAAGACGCTCCACGTCGACCTGAGACATGAGAAAGTGAAATGAGAAAGAgactgaagcacatgtggtttgggacacacccacaGTGGACCGATGATGGTGTTTATGTGGACTGAATAGTGAACATggcatgtggtttgggacacgccctcTGAGTGTGACTGTGGTGTTTACCTGCAGCGAAAGGCGCATTTTCTTTTCTTCATCCAGCTCGCTCATGAGCAGTTTAATTTCTCTCCTGTGACACAAATACATTTTCattttctctttgatttttaaCATTTTAAAGCGGCTGTATGCAACTTTTTTCTACCTCTctggcacatacacacacacacacacacacttgcatacTTGTGCTGAGTCTTCAGCAGCTCCAGCTCCTCTCTCATGTCTTGAAGCTCCACATTGAGTTTCTGTAAAGTCGGAGGAGCGTGAGCAGCGAGACGGGGTTTAGGATCTGATGAGGAGGAACCTGAGGATCTGAGGACGGAAACAAGGGATGAGATGGTCGGGGAGGAGGAGTTAGAAGATGCAGAGGAAACCTCTTGAGATGGAGACACTTCTGGTTTTGGAGGAACATTTGTTTTAGGTTCCTGAAAAAAAATAGAGTTGAAAAACTGCTTTTAAAATCAGCCGCATAAATCACTGATCATTTCTAATAACACACCAGAGTTCTAGTAAGAGAACATCGTCATTCTGGTGAAGCTTCTGGCTTTATCCCTGAGACGACGcatgtcagaaggtgttgattaattctctctaacagcagctctgacagtagcgcagctgcacatcacaggtttatattaatgagagcaaataaagagaggctggtgagggacgaGTGATTTTACAGCTGCTGTGACGTAAATAAAAACAAGAAGGAATTTATTTCACCAACCTTCTGTATGATGTAACTATAAACtgataaaatataataaatataagattGCAATTGTGGGTAAGTTGCtgcggtgtaagaggaataacatACTGGGGGTGtgcggttataggaaaataatcaacaattcaGGGTGGGAACAGTAACACAGCCTACATAACAGTGCGCCCCctactgtttattctttatataacagACACCATTATCAGGTGTAATGATGGTgagacaacaacaaacaaacaaacaaacaaacaaaaccccctcATGGAACATGAAGATCCCAGAACCAAATCCTGCCTGGGTTTAGAACCTGAATATGGATTTGCTTGGGTT
It encodes:
- the si:dkey-71d15.2 gene encoding SH3 domain-containing kinase-binding protein 1 isoform X2; amino-acid sequence: MSDRVWHHLSETLQEPDVFSLKFLHNITETDGEPSEPKTNVPPKPEVSPSQEVSSASSNSSSPTISSLVSVLRSSGSSSSDPKPRLAAHAPPTLQKLNVELQDMREELELLKTQHKREIKLLMSELDEEKKMRLSLQVDVERLKKHMSK
- the si:dkey-71d15.2 gene encoding SH3 domain-containing kinase-binding protein 1 isoform X1 translates to MGNYSSTEIEVFKGIVSAAGSETLENQTANNNHDRVWHHLSETLQEPDVFSLKFLHNITETDGEPSEPKTNVPPKPEVSPSQEVSSASSNSSSPTISSLVSVLRSSGSSSSDPKPRLAAHAPPTLQKLNVELQDMREELELLKTQHKREIKLLMSELDEEKKMRLSLQVDVERLKKHMSK